GGCGGAGAACAAGACCTTCTGGAAGGACTCGGGCATCGACCCGCGCGGTATCACCCGCGCGATGGTGAACATGGCCAAGGGCCAGGACACCCAGGGCGGCTCGACCATCACCCAGCAGTATGTGAAGAACGCCCGGCTCAACGATCAGTCCCAGACCTTCAGCCGGAAGTTCAAGGAACTGTTCATCTCCATCAAGATCGACAGCACGGTCGACAAGAAGGACATCCTCACCGGGTACCTGAACACCTCGTACTACGGCCGCAACGCCCACGGCATACAGGCCGCCTCCCGGACGTACTACGGCAAGGACGCCCAGGATCTGAACGTGAGCGAGTCCGCGGTGCTCGCCTCGCTGCTCAAGGGGGCGACGCTCTTCGACCCCGCGGGCGCCCCGGAGCTCAACCCCGCCGCGACCCCGGAGCGGAACCGGGAGCGCGCGGAGAAGCGCTGGCGCTGGATCCTCGACGAGATGGTCAAGGACAAGCACCTGTCCGCGACGGAGCGTGACAAGTTCATCGACAAGGGCTTCCCCATGCCCAAGCCGGTGAAGAAGAGCGCACAGCTCGGCGGTCAGGTCGGCTATCTGGTCGACCTCGCCAAGCAGAACTTCCTCGTCAACAACAACCAGGGCATCGACGAGAAGGACCTGGCGCAGGGCGGCTACGAGATCCACACGACCTTCAACAAGGCCAAGATCCGGATCCTCGAAAAGACCGTCGAGGACGTCTACGCGAAGAACATCGACCCCAAGAAGCGCCCGAAGACGGACACGCATGTCCAGTTCGGCGGCGCCTCGGTCGAGCCGGACACCGGCAAGATCGTGGCCATCTACGGTGGTGAGGACGCCACCAAGCACTTCGCCAACAACGCCAACGAGACCGGTGCCCAGGTCGGGTCGACCTTCAAGCCCTTTGTGCTCGCCGCCGCCCTGCGGGACGGAAAGCGCGACCCGAAGCTGGGCCCCGTCCAGACCGCGCAGCAGCGCACGATCGTCGACCCCGACAAGAGCATCTACCGGGCCGACGACCGACAGGTGATCAAGAGATACAACGGCGAGATCTGGCGCGACGAGGCGGGCAACGACTTCCGGCAGGTCAACGACGGCAATCTGTCCCACGGTGAGATCACCCTGCGGGACTCGATGATCGTCTCCGCGAACTCCTCGTATGTGCAGCTCGGCATGGATGTCGGCGTTCCCGAGGTGCGCAAGGCGGCCATCGACGCGGGTCTGCTGGACTCCTCGCTGGAGAAGGCCGAGGTCCCGTCGTTCTCCCTCGGTATCTCCAGCCCGAGCGCGATCCGGATGGCGTCCGCCTACGGCACCTTCGCCGCCAGCGGTACCCAGCGCGACCCGTACTCGGTGCAGAAGGTGAAGAAGCGCGGCGCGGTGATCTTTGAGCACAAGGACTCACCGAAGCAGGCGTTCTCCCCGCAGATCGCCGACAACGTCACCGATGTGCTCCGGGACGTCGTCGAGGACAACGAGAAGGGCACCGGCACCAACGCCCAGATCTCGGGCCGTGACGTCGCCGGGAAGACCGGTACCACCGACGGCAACAAGTCGGCGTGGTTCGTCGGCTACACCCCGCAGCTCTCGACCGCGATCGACATGTTCCGGCTGAACGACGACGAGAAGGTCGCCAACCGGGGCTTCGAGGTCATGTACGGCACCGGCGGCCAGATGAAGATCCATGGCGCCTCGTTCCCGTCGGAGATCTGGCAGGCGTACATGCAGGCGGTCCTGAAGGGAGAGCCCACGGAGCGGTTCCCGAAGCCGGTGCCCATGGGCGAGACCGTCTGGGGCGCCGGCGCGATCAGCCCGCCCCCGAGCCCCACGGCCTCCGCCTCCGACGAGCCGGACAGCAGCCCGCCGCCGAAGGAGACCGAGGAGCCGACCTCCCCCTCCCCGACGGCGAGCACGTCCGAGAAGCCGCCGACCATCCCGAGCCCCACGGCGTCCGCCACGTCCTCCTGCCCCGCCTGGGAGTGGGACTGCGGCAAGCCCAGCAGCCCCAGTCCCACCAACTCGGAGTCGAGCGACCCCGGCGGACCGGGTGACGGAGACACCGGGGACAACGACGGACAACCCGCCCCCGGCCCGAACGGGTTCTGGGGCGCCCCGAGGGAGTAGCACCCGCAGCCCCTCCGACACCCGCGCGGCCCTGTGGCCCCGTGTGCCGGAGCGGGGCCGGACCGGCCATGAGGGCCGTCGCACCCGGCGCACGCCATCCGTACCCCGTGTACGCAGGCGGCGCCCGGTGCGGCGGCCCTCGCCCGTATCCGCCCCCGCGGACAGCGCTCCCGCCCTTCCCTCCGTACGGCAGGATGAGCACCATGCCCAGCGCAGAAGAGACGAGCGTGTACGACGACCGGCCGGACGTCCGGCCCACCCGGCGGGACTCCGTCGCGGCGTCCGGCAGTGAACTCATCGGCGGTCCGGCAGGACGCTGGGCCCGGCGCTCACCCGGCGGCTCCGCCACCCCTGTACGGGTCGTCGCCCTGGTGGCCATCGGCATGTTCGCGCTGGGCATGGTGCAGAAACTGCCTTGTTACAACTGGGCCTGGTTCCGGGGCGCGAACTCCCAGTACACCCACGCCTGCTACTCCGACATCCCGCACCTCTATGTGGGCCGGGGCTTCTCGGACGGTCTCCTTCCGTACTTCGACCGCCTCACCGGCGACATGGAGTATCTGGAGTATCCCGTTCTGACCGGGCTCTTCATGCAGATCGCCTCCTGGCTCGACCTGTCCGACGGCACCCTCCAGGAACAGCAGCAGATGTACTGGATGGTCAACGCGGGCATGCTGATGATCTGCACCGCGGTCATCGCCGTCTGTGTGACCCGGACCCATCGCCGCCGCCCCTGGGACGCGCTGCTGGTCGCCCTCGCCCCCGCCTTCGCCCTCACCGCCACGATCAACTGGGATCTGCTGGCCGTCGCGCTCACCGCCGCGGCGATGCTGATGTGGTCCCGCGGCCGGGCGGTGGCCTTCGGGGTGCTGATCGGCCTGGCGACCGCCGCCAAGCTCTATCCGGCGCTGCTGTTCGCCCCGCTGCTGCTGCTCTGCTGGCGGGCCGGGCGGTGGCGGGAGTTCCTCACGGCCTCCCTCGCCGCCGCCGGGACCTGGCTCGCGGTCAATCTGCCGGTGATGATCGGGGCTCCCGAGGGGTGGAAGAAGTTCTACACCTTCAGCCAGGAGCGCCAGGTCGACTTCGGCTCCCTCTGGCTGGTCCTCCAGCAGCGCACCGACTCCGCGCTCGACCCGGAGACGGCGAACAACTACGCGATGCTGCTCATGGTGCTGATCTTCGCGGGTATGGCCCTGCTCACCCTGTCTGCGCCCCGGCGCCCCCGCTTCGCGCAGCTCGCCTTTCTGATCGTCGCGGCCTTCATCCTCACCAACAAGGTCTACTCGCCGCAGTACGTCCTATGGCTGATCCCGCTCGCCGCGCTGGCCCGCCCGCGCTGGCGCGACTTCCTGATCTGGCAGGCGTGCGAGGTCCTGTACTTCCTGGGGATCTGGATGTACCTCGCGTTCACCACCGGCGGGAAGAACCAGGGGCTGCCCGCCGAGGGCTACCACCTGGCCGTCGTGGCGCATCTGGTGGGAACGCTGTATCTGTGCGCGGTCGTGGTGCGCGATATCCTGCGGCCCGACCGGGACGGAGTACGGCAGGACGGCGCCGACGATCCGTCGGGCGGGGTGCTCGACGGCGCCCCGGACCGGTTCACCCTGGCACGGAGGGCACCCGCCGGGGCCGGGCCGCTCGGAGGCCCGGCGGTGAGCTGGGGCGTCGAGCCCGCGGGCGCCTCCGGGCCGGGTCCGGTACGGCCCGCGGGGCCCGTGCCGTCCGGCGACCCGGTGCGGACGGGACCTGCCGCGGAACCGGACGGCGCGGCCGTGCGGCCGGACCGCAGCCCGGAGACGGACCCGGAGACCACCGAGACCGCAGGGAACACGAAGATCGCGGGAAAGCCCGGGACGCCCCGGGAGCCGTCGTAGGGCTTTCCGGGGCCGGGTCCGCGGTCGGAGGAGGCCCTGGAGCCCCCTGACCTGCCCTAGTGGTCGACCAGCCGGTCGAACTGCGTCGTGGTGTGCCGCAGATGCGCCACCAGCTCGTCACCGACCCGGGGCTCCTGCGCGTCGGACGGGATGAACAGGATCGACACCTGCATGTGCGGAGGCTCGGCGAACCACCGCTGCTTGCCCGCCCACACGAACGGCGAGAGATTGCGGTTGACGGTCGCCAGACCGGCCCGCGCCACGCCCTTGGCCCGCGGCATCACCCCGTGCAGCGCCTTCGGGGCTTCGAGGCCGACCCCGTGGGAGGTGCCCCCGGCGACGACGACCAGCCAGCCGTCGGAGGCCGCCTTCTGCTGCCGGTAGCCGAAACGGTCGCCCTTCGCGACCCGGGTGACATCGAGGACCGCGCCGCGGTACTGGGTCGAGTCGTGGTCGCCGAGCCACAGCCGGGTGCCGATACGGGCCCGGAACCTGGTCTGCGGGAACTGCTGCTGGAGCCGGGCCAGCTCATCGGCGCGCAGATGGCTGACGAACATGGTGTGCAGCGGCAGCCGGGCGGCCCGCAGCCGGTCCATCCACGCGATGACCTCTTCGACCGCGTCCGAGCCGTCGGTGCGGTCCAGCGGCAGATGGAGGGCGAATCCCTCCAGCCGGACGTTGTCGATGGCCGCCGTGAGCTGCGGCAGCTCGTGCTCCAGCACACCGTGGCGCTTCATGGAGCTCATGCACTCGATGACGACCCGCGCTCCGACCAGGGCATGGACCCCGTCCACCGAGGAGACGGAACGGACGACCCGGTCGGGCAGCGGCACCGGCTCCTCGCCCCTGCGGAAGGGGGTGAGCACCAGGAGATCGCCGCCGAACCAGTCCTTGATCCGGGCCGCCTCATAGGTGGTGCCCACGGCCAGCATGTCCGTGCCGAAGCGGTTGACCTCCTCCGACAGCCGCTCATGGCCGAAGCCGTAGCCGTTCCCCTTGCAGACCGGCACCAGTCCGGGGAACTGGTCGATCACGGACTTCTGGTGGGCCCGCCAGCGTGCGGTGTCGACATACAGGGAGAGCGCCATGGCCGGCCCGGAACCTTTCTGATGACTGCGGTGTATCGGGAGTCTGTGCGAAATGGACGGGATCTACGAGGTTACGGGGTGGGCGCGGGCGCCGTGAGGGCCCGTGTCCACCCGACGGCCGGCGGTCGCCGGACGTCGCCCCCGGGTCAGCGGCGGGACATATACATGTCGAGCGCCTTGTGCAGGAGCTTGTTGAGCGGGAAGTCCCACTCGCCGACGTACTCGACGGCCTCGCCGCCGGTGCCGACCTTGAACTGGATCAGACCGAAGAGATGGTCGGTCTCGTCCAGGGAGTCGCTGATGCCCCTCAGGTCGTAGACGGTGGCGCCCATCGCGTAGGCGTCCCGCAGCATCCGCCACTGCATCGCGTTCGAGGGCCGGACCTCGCGGCCGATGTTGTCGGAGGCCCCGTACGAGTACCAGACATGGCCGCCGACCACGAGCATCGTGGCCGCCGAGAGGTTCACCCCGTTGTGCCGGGCGAAGTAGAGCCGCATCCGGTTGGGGTCCTCGGTGTTGAGGACCGTCCACATGCGCTGGAAGTACGAGAGCGGACGGGGCCGGAAGCGGTCACGGACCGCGGTGATCTCGTAGAGGCGCTGCCACTCCTCAAGGTCGTAGTAGCCGCCCTGGACCACCTCGACACCGGCCTTCTCGGCCTTCTTGATGTTGCGTCGCCAGAGCTGGTTGAAGCCCTTGTGGACATCGTCCAGCGAACGGTTGGCCAGCGGCACCTGGTAGACGTACCGGGGCTGGACGTCGCCGAAGCCGGCGCCCCCGTCCTCACCCTGCTGCCAGCCCATCTTCCGCAGCCGGTCGGCCACCTCGAAGGCGCGCGGCTCGATATGGGTGGCCTGCACGTCCCGCAGCCGCTTCACCTCCGGGTCCTGGATGCCGGACTTGATGGCGGGCGCGTCCCAGCGGCGGATGACCACCGGGGGCCCCATCTTCACGGAGAAGGCGCCCTGCTGCTTGAGGTGCGCGAGCATCGGCTGGAGCCAGTCCTCCAGGTTCGGCGCGTACCAGTTGATCACCGGTCCCTCGGGGAGGTAGGCGAGGTAGCGCTTGATCTTGGGAAGCTGGCGGTAGAGAACCAGAGCCGCGCCGACGAGCTGTCCGGTGCGGTCGAACCAGCCGAGGTTCTCCGAACGCCACTCCGTCTTCACATCGGCCCACGCCGGAACCTGGCAGTGACTGGCCGCTGGCAGGGACTGGATGTACGCCAGATGCTGCTCTCGGCTGATGGTCCTCAGGGTCAGGCTCATGCGGGGCGCTCCTCGGCAGGTGTGTCCCCATGGGTCTGGGGCTCCAGCTCTCGCGCCGAAGCCTACTGGGCGGGTGGAACAGCCCGAATGGCCGCGTGGCCCTCCGACCACGCGGCCATCCAGGGGCAGTGCCGGATCAGCCGCCGATGACGCCGCCGAAGAGCCCGCCGTGCGCCATGCCGAGGAAGAAGCCGACGGCGGAGGCGCCCAGACCGATGACCAGGGCCGTGCGCTCACGTGTCGTCACCGAGATGAACTGGCCGTAGCCCCCGGTGAGGATTCCCAGCAGGCCCGCCCAGGAGCTGACCAGGTGCAGATGGTGGAAGAGCGAGGTGATGAGCGCGAGGGCGCCCAGGACGAGCGTCACCGCGGCCAGGGTGTCCTGGAGGGGGTGGGGCTTGCCGTCCGTGGCGAAGAGGGATGTCTGACGTCGCATGGCCTGTGCCATGTGGCACCTCCTGGCGTTGCCGGAGCACGGCGCTCCGTAGCGCCGTGCGCACCCGATGTGTACAGATTGCTTCCGCCGGGCACTGGATTTCAACCGCACGCGTCTCTGCGGGTACTCTGTACGGTCTGCACCGGTGTCTGCCCAGGCCAGAGCCGGACGTCCGTCACTGTCGGTGAGGGGCGACCCCCAGCTGTTGCGCTCAGGCGCCCGGTGCTTACGCATTACGACCCTCCTGCCACGGAACGCCCGTGGCCGCTGAGTCCAAAGGAGGTGGGTTCCACATGCGTCACTACGAGGTGATGGTCATCCTCGACCCCGATCTGGAGGAGCGCGCTGTCGCCCCGCTGATCGAGAACTTCCTCTCCGTCGTCCGTGAGGGCAACGGAAAGGTGGAGAAGGTCGACACCTGGGGCCGTCGTCGTCTCGCCTACGAGATCAAGAAGAAGCCCGAGGGCATCTACTCGGTCATCGACCTGCAGGCCGAGCCCGCGGTCGTCAAGGAGCTCGACCGGCAGATGAACCTGAACGAGTCGGTCCTCCGGACCAAGGTCCTCCGTCCCGAGACCCACTGAGCTCTCCGCTCAGCAGTCATCGGGCTTGAGTAGCAGCAAGCAGCCAGAAGCAATCCCCGCCGAGAGGTTCACCCATGGCAGGCGAGACCGTCATCACGGTCGTCGGCAATCTTGTCGACGACCCCGAGCTGCGCTTCACCCCGTCGGGTGCGGCGGTCGCGAAGTTCCGTATCGCGTCCACCCCCCGCACCTTCGACCGTCAGACCAATGAGTGGAAGGACGGCGAGAGCCTCTTCCTGACCTGCTCGGTCTGGCGTCAGGCGGCGGAGAACGTCGCCGAGTCCCTCCAGCGCGGCATGCGTGTCGTCGTGCAGGGTCGGCTGAAGCAGCGGTCGTACGAGGACCGCGAGGGCGTGAAGCGCACGGTCTACGAGCTGGACGTCGAAGAAGTCGGCCCCAGCCTCAAGAACGCCACGGCCAAGGTCACCAAGACCACCGGACGTGGTGGCCAGGGTGGCTACGGCGGCGGTGGCGGCGGCCAGCAGGGCGGCAACTGGGGCGGTGCCCCCAGTGGTGGCCAGCAGGGCGGCGGCGGTGCACCCGCCGACGACCCGTGGGCGACCGGTGCGCCGTCCGGCGGCCAGCAGGGCGGCGGAGGCAACTGGGGCGGAAGCTCCGGTGGCTCCGGTGGTTCCGGCGGCGGCTACTCGGACGAGCCCCCCTTCTAAGGACCCCTTCGGTCCTTCGGGGTGCTCGCACTCCCAACTTCTTGATCACACAGGAGATACATCATGGCGAAGCCGCCTGTGCGCAAGCCGAAGAAGAAGGTCTGCGCATTCTGCAAGGACAAGACCGTGTACGTGGACTACAAGGACACGAACATGCTGCGGAAGTTCATTTCCGACCGTGGCAAGATCCGTGCCCGCCGCGTGACCGGCAACTGCACTCAGCACCAGCGTGACGTCGCCACGGCCGTGAAGAACAGCCGTGAGATGGCGCTGCTGCCCTACACGTCCACCGCGCGATAAGGGAAGGGTGACAGCATCATGAAGATCATCCTCACCCAGGAAGTCACCGGTCTCGGTGCCGCTGGCGATGTCGTCGAGGTCAAGGACGGCTACGCCCGTAACTACCTTGTTCCGCGCGGGTTCGCGATCCGCTGGACCAAGGGCGGCGAGAAGGACGTGGCGCAGATCCGCCGCGCCCGCAAGATCCACGAGATCGCGACCATCGAGCAGGCCAACGAGGTCAAGGCCAAGATCGAGGGCGTGAAGGTCCGTCTGGCCGTTCGCTCCGGCGACGCCGGCCGTCTCTTCGGCTCCGTCACCCCGGCCGACGTCGCTTCGGCGATCAAGGCCGCCGGTGGCCCCGAGGTCGACAAGCGCCGCGTTGAGCTCGGTTCGCCGATCAAGAACCTGGGCTCGCACCAGGTGTCCGTGCGTCTGCACCCCGAGGTTGCCGCGACCTTCGGTATCGAGGTCGTCGCCGCCTGAGGCAGCGTCTGAGCGCACGCGTGTGAACGCACGGAAGGGCCGTACCCCGGGGGGTACGGCCCTTCCCGTTGTTCCGAGACGTGCCTCTGCTCTGAGATGCGCCTTGCTCCGGAACGCCTCGATGTTTCACGTGAAACGCTCGGTTTCACGTGAAACAGTCTCTTTCGGGAGGAGCCGTGAGGCTCAGCGGGTGGCGCCCAGGACGATCCAGTGCCCCGAGCGGGCACGGAGCCACAGGGTGGCCAGCCGGACGGCCATCATCAGTGTCATCGCCCACCACAGCGCGGTCAGCCCGCCGCCGAGGGCGGGAATCAGCAGGGCGACCGGGGCGAAGACGGCCAGGGTGGCCAGCATGGCCCAGGCCAGATAGGGGCCGTCACCGGCTCCCATCAGGACACCGTCGAGGACGAAGACCACTCCGGCGATGGGCTGGCAGAGCGCGACGACCAGCAGGGCCGGCAGCAGGGCGTCCTGGACCAGGGGGTCGTCGGTGAACAGCGGGGTGAACAGCGGCTGGGAGATCACCAGCAGCATGCCCATGACTCCTCCGAAGACGATGCCCCACTGCACCATCCGGCGGCAGACCTGCCGTGCTCCCTGGGCGTCCCCGGCTCCCAGGCAGCGGCCGATGATCGCCTGGCCCGCTATGGCGATCGCGTCCAGGGCGAAGGCCATCAGACTCCACAGCGAGAGAACGATCTGATGGGCGGCGATCTGGTCGTCCCCCATCCGGGCGGCGACGGCGGTGGCGATCATCAGCACGGCCCGCAGCGACAGGGTGCGGACGAGCAGGGGGGCTCCGGCACGGGCGCTGGCCCGTATGCCCGCCGCATGGGGACGCAGGGAGGCACGGTGGCGCCGGGCCCCGCGGATGACCACGATCAGATAGGCGACGGCCATCCCCCACTGTGCGATCACGGTGCCCCAGGCGGAACCGGCGATGCCGAGTCCGGCCCCGTACACCAGGCCCACATTGAGGACGGCGTTCGCGGCGAAACCGGCCCCGGCGACCACGAGCGGAGTGCGGGTGTCCTGGAGGCCGCGCAGTACGCCGGTGGCGGCCAGCACGATCAGCATGGCGGGGATGCCCAGGCTGGATATGCGGAGATAGGTGACGGCGTAGGGGGCGGCGGTGTCGGAGGCCCCGAGGATGTCCACCAGCGCGGGCGCGGCGGGCAGGGTCAGGGCCACCAGGGCGGCTCCGAGGAGGGTGGCCAGCCAGATGCCGTCCATGCCCTGGCGGATGGCGGCACCGAGATCGCCCGCGCCGACCCGCCGGGCGACGGCGGCCGTGGTGGCGTAGGCGAGGAAGACACAGACGCTCACGGCGGTCATCAGCAGGGCGGCCGCGATGGCGAACCCGGCGAGCTGGGCGGTGCCGAGGTGGCCGACGACGGCGCTGTCGACCATGACGAAGAGGGGTTCGGCGACCAGCGCTCCGAAGGCGGGGAGGGCGAGCGAGACGATCTCTCGGTCGTGCCGCCGCCGGAGCGCCTTCGGGGAGGTGGGGGCCTGGGTCATGGGCTCAAGGTAATCGTCCACAGGTAATAGATGCAAACCGTGTGTGGCTATTACTTCTCATCGAAGCGCCGGTTCCGGGGCGTCTCGTTTGTCGCGATCTTGGCCCCCGGGGAAAAGTTTTTCTCCCCCACAGGCCGTGGATGGAAGACTCGCTGGTCAGAGGGGTCCTCCCGGGCGTGACATGATTTTGTCCACAGCACTGTCCCCCGCTCCATGCACAGGTTCCGGGGAGTTCTCCACAGCATCGGGGCGCTCATCCACATGGCCTGTGGATAACCAGATTGGCTGACGGTGCCCGGGGCCCTACCGTGGACCCTCGCCCGACGCGCCGGAAGCGGAGTTGGGCCACTCGTTTTGTCAGTCCTGTGCCGTAGAAAGAGGGGGCACGGCGAGGTCCGCTGAGCGGACGGGAGGAGGTGGCCCGGGTGAGTGTCTCCGAGCCCTTGGACGACCCCTGGGCGGCCGAAGGCGGCCCCGGCGACCGTCTGCCCGTCTCCCGTCAGCGGCGCGGGGACCAGCGCTCCGGCCGGGACGACCAGCACGACCGGGGCAGGGACTCCGAGGGCTGGGACGGCGGCTCCCCCGGCTTCGAGCGGGTGCCGCCCCAGGACCTCGACGCCGAACAGTCGGTCCTCGGCGGCATGCTCCTCTCCAAGGACGCGATCGCCGATGTCGTGGAGGTCCTCAAGGGCCACGACTTCTACCGTCCGGCCCATGAGACGGTCTACACCGCCATCCTCGACCTCTATGCCAAGGGCGAGCCCGCCGACCCCATCACCGTCGCCGCCGAGCTGGTCAAACGGGGGGAGATCACCCGCGTCGGCGGTGCCTCCTACCTCCACACCCTCGTCCAGTCGGTGCCGACGGCGGCCAACGCCTCGTACTACGCCGAGATCGTCCACGAGCGGGCGGTGCTCCGGCGTCTCGTGGAGGCCGGTACCAAGATCACGCAGATGGGCTATGCGGCCGACGGCGACGTGGACGAGATCGTCAACTCGGCCCAGGCGGAGATCTACGCGGTCACCGAGCAGCGCACCAGCGAGGACTATCTGCCGCTCGGCGACATCATGGAGGGCGCGCTCGACGAGATCGAGGCGATCGGCTCCCGCAGCGGTGAGATGACCGGGGTACCCACCGGCTTCACCGACTTCGACTCGCTGACCAACGGCCTCCACCCCGGCCAGATGATCGTCATCGCCGCCCGTCCCGCGATGGGCAAGTCCACGCTCGCCCTGGACTTCGCCCGGGCCTGCTCGATCAAGAACAACCTGCCGAGCGTGATCTTCTCCCTGGAGATGGGGCGGAACGAGATCGCGATGCGGCTGCTGTCCGCCGAGGCCCGCGTCGCGCTGCACCACATGCGCTCCGGCACCATGACGGACGAGGACTGGACCCGGCTCGCCCGCCGGATGCCGGACGTGTCGCAGGCGCCGCTCTACATCGACGACTCCCCGAACCTCTCGATGATGGAGATCCGCGCGAAGTGCCGTCGGCTGAAGCAGCGCAACGATCTGAAACTGGTCGTGATCGACTACCTCCAGCTGATGCAGTCCGGCGGCTCCCGGCGCGCCGAGAGCCGGCAGCAGGAGGTCTCGGACATGTCCCGTAACCTCAAGCTGCTCGCCAAGGAGCTGGAGCTCCCGGTGATCGCGCTCTCCCAGCTGAACCGTGGCCCCGAGCAGCGCACCGACAAGAAGCCGATGGTCTCCGACCTGCGTGAGTCGGGCTCCATCGAGCAGGACGCCGACATGGTGATCCTGCTGCACCGCGAGGACGCCTACGAGAAGGAGTCCCCGCGCGCGGGCGAGGCCGACCTGATCGTGGCCAAGCACCGTAACGGCCCGACCGCCACCATCACGGTCGCGTTCCAGGGCCACTACTCGCGCTTCGTGGACATGGCCCAGACCTGAGCCGACCGCCCGGGTAATTCACTGGCCGAGGCGGAGCCCGGGCAGAAGGCTGTCACCGTGACACTTCATGAGAACGAGATCGGTGTGGATGAGGCGGTCGTCCGGTCGCTGCTGCGGGAGCAGCGACCGGAGTGGGCCGACCTCCCCGTCTCCCCGGCCGGCGCGGGCACGGACAACACCATGTACCGGCTCGGCAGCCATCTGCTCATACGGCTGCCGCGCACGCCGGACAACGCGAAGGCCGTACAGAAGGAACAGACGTGGCTGCCGCGGCTGGCGCCGCATCTTCCCTGTCGCATCCCGGAGCCGGTGCACGCCGGTACCCCGAGTTCCGCCTTTCCGCTCGCCTGGTCGGTCTACCGCTGGATCGACGGTGACGAGGCCGGCCCGGGATCGGTCACCGATTGGCCCGCCTTCGGGGCCGACCTGGCGGCGACCGTGCAGAGGCTGCACTCCGTCCCTCTGATGGGAGCTGTGCGGCAGGGCGGGCTCAGCTGGTACCGCGGGGGTGGCCTGGGAGCGTGCGACCGGTGGATCAGCGAGTACTTCGACACCTGCGGGACGATCCCGGGTCTCGACCTCGACCTCGCGTACCTGCGGCACCTGTGGCGGAG
The nucleotide sequence above comes from Streptomyces clavuligerus. Encoded proteins:
- a CDS encoding MATE family efflux transporter, translated to MTQAPTSPKALRRRHDREIVSLALPAFGALVAEPLFVMVDSAVVGHLGTAQLAGFAIAAALLMTAVSVCVFLAYATTAAVARRVGAGDLGAAIRQGMDGIWLATLLGAALVALTLPAAPALVDILGASDTAAPYAVTYLRISSLGIPAMLIVLAATGVLRGLQDTRTPLVVAGAGFAANAVLNVGLVYGAGLGIAGSAWGTVIAQWGMAVAYLIVVIRGARRHRASLRPHAAGIRASARAGAPLLVRTLSLRAVLMIATAVAARMGDDQIAAHQIVLSLWSLMAFALDAIAIAGQAIIGRCLGAGDAQGARQVCRRMVQWGIVFGGVMGMLLVISQPLFTPLFTDDPLVQDALLPALLVVALCQPIAGVVFVLDGVLMGAGDGPYLAWAMLATLAVFAPVALLIPALGGGLTALWWAMTLMMAVRLATLWLRARSGHWIVLGATR
- the dnaB gene encoding replicative DNA helicase, with product MDDPWAAEGGPGDRLPVSRQRRGDQRSGRDDQHDRGRDSEGWDGGSPGFERVPPQDLDAEQSVLGGMLLSKDAIADVVEVLKGHDFYRPAHETVYTAILDLYAKGEPADPITVAAELVKRGEITRVGGASYLHTLVQSVPTAANASYYAEIVHERAVLRRLVEAGTKITQMGYAADGDVDEIVNSAQAEIYAVTEQRTSEDYLPLGDIMEGALDEIEAIGSRSGEMTGVPTGFTDFDSLTNGLHPGQMIVIAARPAMGKSTLALDFARACSIKNNLPSVIFSLEMGRNEIAMRLLSAEARVALHHMRSGTMTDEDWTRLARRMPDVSQAPLYIDDSPNLSMMEIRAKCRRLKQRNDLKLVVIDYLQLMQSGGSRRAESRQQEVSDMSRNLKLLAKELELPVIALSQLNRGPEQRTDKKPMVSDLRESGSIEQDADMVILLHREDAYEKESPRAGEADLIVAKHRNGPTATITVAFQGHYSRFVDMAQT
- a CDS encoding aminoglycoside phosphotransferase family protein; translated protein: MTLHENEIGVDEAVVRSLLREQRPEWADLPVSPAGAGTDNTMYRLGSHLLIRLPRTPDNAKAVQKEQTWLPRLAPHLPCRIPEPVHAGTPSSAFPLAWSVYRWIDGDEAGPGSVTDWPAFGADLAATVQRLHSVPLMGAVRQGGLSWYRGGGLGACDRWISEYFDTCGTIPGLDLDLAYLRHLWRSALALPEPSGRQVWLHGDLKPTNLLVQQGKLHAVIDFGCLSVGFPDAEHAPVWDLPPGARQAYWDAMSLDDVTWSRARAWAIAVGVSGVAYYWDTYPAFVGACLSRLRAIT